AACGAGAACTTAGACCTGCCTCATAGCTTACCGCATCTCTGAAAATGGTCGAAGCAAAATCACATGTAGAATCGATAGCTCGCTTGAACCACATCCTCGTCCGTGACATGTTTCATAATCTCGCCAATTTTCCCAGAGAATGAGAGCGTGATCGGAGTGCCATCGGCGAACGAACAGTTGTTAACGTTCATCTTTGTCAATTCGAGAACGTCACGAAAGAGTTCTTTAGGGGCGCTACTTCCAAAACGCTCAACAATCTGCCACGGTTCTGGCACGTAACTCCCCGGATAGGTTTCTAGGTAGGGTACGAATCCCATGGTGTAGAGAAAGTGTGCGTCATCCTCAATAGAAAAGTACGTGCCACGGGCTGGAGGATATTGACCTTCTCGAAAGAGACGAACCCGTGACCTTGAGAGTGCAACTAGGTCATACTCACAACCGGGAAACACCGACTGAATGCCTTCAATGAATCCATCTCGTTCGTTGTACTCCCCATGATCACTTCCCCAAAAACGGGAAGGCTTATGGATAACGACCCTCTTAGGCGGAGTGCCTCGGACACGTATGTATTCACGGAGAGTCGCTTCTACGAGTCGGAATGCGCCTACTTTCGTCAGATGTGGTGACTTTCCTTGTTGTTCAGCATTCCACTCGAAGGGATCACCTCGCAAAATAAGACCCTGACCAAGATAATCGAATGCTTGGGCTACACTCGTTCTCATCGTCACTTTATCGCCACGCTCGCTGGCGATATAGAAATCTATTCCAATGAAGCAAGCGTCCCTTTCGACGGATAAGGGGCTCCACGGAATTCCTTCAGCTTTGTAGTACAAGGCCGTACAGAAGTTCCATGCACGAGTAGCCTTCTCCTGCAAGGGCAACCGACGCCCTTTGGGCTTTTTTCCCAGGATAGTACTTCGCTGCACAAGTTGTATGGGGACTCCCCATTTCATGGACTTGGCCTTGATGGCCCGCCTGAAGTTGAGATAAAAACTGCCGGTTACTTGAACTGTGTAGGCCTCGTCAACCATCTCTGGCGTTAATGCAAGTATGATGATGTCAGGAGCGGGACTCGTTTCCGCTAGACTTCGGATTTGGTCATTAAATAGACGGACAAGCTCCCAAATCCTCTTCTGTTTCTCCTCTATCTCAAGTGTCTTTGAGATTTCGTCTGGGCGAATTATTCGATCCCATCGGTCGTTCATTTGGAAGCAAGAATCGAACTCGGAAGACTTCGAAAACCCGATGAAGTCTCGATTCAGAATCTTATAAAGGCGTACTAGCGGTTCGTCGGTGTATTCGTTCTCGAATACTCCATCGCCAAAAAGCTTAGGACGATCATCTACTTCCTTAATTCGTTGCCGAACCACTTTGGAATTCTCACTTTCAATTTCACTCCCACATTGTTCTATCCACTCTTTAACTCCTGCAATCGTTTCCCGAGTTCCAATGAATCCCAGTTTAATTTCTGATGGATGTAGGCCCGGAATATTCTTTCCAAATGGCCCAAATTCAGACAGGCCCGTCTTTGTATCTTGATGCTCGAAGTAGCTGCCAAATTGTAGCTTTGGTTCGTTCAAATACTCGATCTTAAAGTTCATCGGTAACTTCCTCCGATTCGTCTAATCCAAACAACATCAATTGCGCTGACGATGGAGCTTCCTCGAAGGTCGCCGGGTCAAACGGAATTGCAAATGGTGAAATAGCCTTTGCGGGTTCTTTCTCTATGACGATAAGTGTCTCCCCAAAAAGCTTGATTTCTATCCTATGTCGTCCATCTGCAAGAGTATCCGCCCAGAAAAGGACATGGTTCATCACTTGAGGGTTGTGCTCCAAGGCCTTTAACCGAGTGGTATAGGGTCCGACGATCGCAGGATCGCATGGTGTTCGACCGTCCTTAGTAAAAAAGTATTTCGGACTGACTTGAAGAAACCACTTGTTTCCAAACTGAACGAACGAAAACTCGGTCGCATGGTGTCTCCAAAAGACATAGCTACCGTATTCATATCGCTGCACAACAGTTCGGATATCTGATCGCCTTGTTCGAGGACTCGTCCAAGTCCGCTCTATCTTTTTGTCGGTATCGCACTTGGTCATCCGTGGGAAGTATGTCCGACGATATTCCCGACTGTAAGCCAAGCCAAGTCTGTGGCAGTGAGTGCCGAAAAGCGAATTTATCAAAAAAACAAAGTGCCCTCTCATCTCGGTATCTTCAAACCAATCTGAGGTTGGTAGGTCCCAGATATTCTTCACGTCGCAAAAATTACGCAGCACATTACGTTCATTCCGAAGGTCAGAAAGCGTGTATAGCAACTTTTCATGAATGCAAAACGGAGGAATGTAACCTTCGATTTCATCCCGGATGCGACGATCAGATGTGCGCCGAGTCTTGGCAAATGTAAGAGTTTTGGGTAGCTGGCTGACCGCCAGCAAGTTTGAAAACAACTGCTCCTTCTCTTCAAACGATAGGCGAGGAGGGCTAACCGCAGCGTGGTCGCAGATGGAGTCCTTTGCGTTAGCCGTAAATTCATCCTTTGATTTGTCGAAGACAATTTCTAAGGGAGGTTGCCAGACATTCTCAGTAGCTTGGATATAAGCCTTCACCTCTTTGAAGTAAAGAGCGTCGTCCTTGGGATGATAGACAATGAAGACAACTGGAAAAGTGCAGGTGTTCCAGTACTTCAAGTCATCAAAACGAACAGCAGTTGAAAAGCTATGTTCATTATCCTTTTTTACATAGCTGGCTCCTGATTTGGCTTGGACCTTGATGATCCCGCCGCTCGTTTGAAACCCACTCCCTTCGGGCTTAGGAGTGACGACCTCAATTTCCCCATCTATACCGACATCATCTTGCGAGATAACTCGAAATAGACAATTCATCTCGTGTGTGATTTGGGAAATTCGATCAAGTCCCCTTAACTCGGTGAACTTCGACCTTGGGACATTCTTTGCCATTGCCCAACGCTCCTTGCAGTCAACTGAGGGGAATGCTCCATGCCTGACCAATCGACAAGCATAACGCCCCTTGGTAAGGTTTACCAAAGTAGTGGCGTTAATTTGAGGGGCAGCAACCTCCCTTGGAGAGCGGCAGTGGAAAATCTAAGAGATTTCCTGCGAATTTCTGAAGCGGCGGAGTATCTCGGCGTGTCTCCAAACACACTTCGTAACTGGAAAAATGCGGGAAAAATCGAGGCACATCGGCATCCGGTGAACCGATACCGATTGTTTAAGAAAAACGAACTTGATGCCATCTTGCGTAAGGTGCAAGAACCTGACAAACAGGAGAACAATCGACCTAGAAAGCAAGGCAAGTAGTGATTTGCGAGAACCGATTGCGATACCAAGCAGACTTAACGGCTGGCTCACTTAAAGTTTCAGAGAGTCGAGTTATTGCCGACTTATTGCTTCAGCAAACCGACGATAACGTGTGGAAGCTTGCGCTCGGGCATGAGAACCGGCTTCAGACACGTAGCCCTGCCACCGCACGGCGTTTGGGTCGTTTGATTCGCAATCGACTAGAGATGATGACTCCTGATCTTTGGAAGTTGGTTAGAGATGGAAACGCTACGGTCGCAACTCATGCTTGTTTGGCCGGGGCCGTCAAACATAGCGGCCTTCTGGCCGACTTTCTGGAACAGGTCGTCAAAGAGCAGTACCGCATCTTTGCCGAAAGACTCACTCACCAGATGTGGGACGACTTCGTGGCAGACTGCCAGAGCAGAAATGCCGAGTTACCTGAGTGGAGTGAGTCCACGATCAAGAGATTGCGATCCTCGGTATTCCAAATTTTGCAACAGGCTGGATACATCGAAAGCACCAAGTCGATGCGGCTTCAGACTGTTCACATTTCCGCTGAGGTCGTGAATTACCTAAAGAAGCACAGTGAAGACAGCGTCTTGCGTTGCATCGAGATTGCACCATGAGTGACCAACTTACAGAACGACTAAACGCTATCTTGCCGAAAATCACGTCGCCAGACTTTCTGAGTGGCCAAGGGATCGGCAACGAGATTCCTTTCTACGTCTTCGATTATTCCCCCGAGGACGAACTGCGTGTTCGAGAGCATCTCGTTTTCTTGGAAGACAAGCTGCCGAAGCAAGCCCCTAATCTCACGTTCGTCCACGTCAATTTGTTCGATTTTTTGATCGACTACATTAAGGGACGTGGTTACTTCGAGAAGTCTTTGGAGAAGGAACGTAATCTCGGCAGCGTCAAGGCAGTGAAGTCAATTAAGTCCATAGCCAGCGCTGAGAAACTCGCCGATCACTTCGCCAAAGAGGTCATGAATCAGAAGCCTGACCTTGTACTTGTGTCGGGAGTCGGTTCATCCTACCCGATCATCCGCACACACGAACTGTTGAACAACCTGCATAAGCACATGGGGCTGACGCCTCTCGTGATGTTCTATCCCGGTGTGTACGACAAGATTACGCTCAAACTGTTCGGCAAGGCCAGTTTGGCTTTCGATTCGTCGTCCGCCGACCGAAAGCGGAAGTCACGATACTACCGAGCATTTCGATTGATTGACTGAGAAATACCACCATGAAAATCAGTGACCTCTTCAAGAAAGATATCGCTCGCCCTATCAACGGGGTCGTCAAAGCTGACCAGATGGACGAAGACTCCGTCTGGCAGGAACTTGACGAGTTCGTCGTCACCAAAGAACTTGACGGTCATCTCCGTAAGTTCTTTGAGCGATACTGCGAGGCCATCGATACTCCGAATGATCCAAATATCTCGGGCAAGATCGGTATTTGGGTTTCGGGATTTTTTGGCTCTGGTAAATCGCACTTCATCAAAGTTCTGTCTCACCTACTTGACAACGAAGAGCATGTCCACAATGGCCAGACTAAGAGGGCGGTCGATTTCTTCGACGACAAGATTGCCGACGCCACGATTCTCGGCGACATTAAGCGAGCGGTTGCGTCTGACACCGATGTCATCCTTTTCAACATCGATAGTAAGGCCGATAGCAGTTCTGGCCGAGACGCTATCCTTGCTGTGTTCCTCAAGGTGCTGAACGAGAAGCTAGGCTATAGCCCGGATCACGCTCACATCGCCCACATGGAGCGCTATCTCGATGAAAAAGGCAAATACGATGATTTCCAGAACAGCTACAATATGCTCACCAATACCGAATGGAAGGATGAGCGAGACGCCTATGAGTTCAATCGTGATGAGGTGATCGAGGCTTTATCCACGACACTGGGACAAAGTCGGGAATCATGCGAGAAATGGGTGGATACCGGAGATAGCACCTTCAGCTTGACCGTCGAGAATCTCGCCAAATGGGTCAAGGAATACATCGAAAAAAAAGGCCCGAACCACCGGGTCATCTTCCTTGTGGACGAAGTAGGGCAGTTCATCGGGTCAGAAACTGCCCTAATGCTCAATTTGCAAACCATCACGGAGCAGCTTGGTACGGTGTGCAATGGTAGAGCGTGGGTTGTTGTCACTTCTCAGGAAGACATCGACGCCGTCCTCGGTGAGATGAAAACCAGCCGGGAGAACGACTTTTCCAAGATTCAGGGCCGGTTCATGACACGACTTTCCCTGTCCAGTGCGAACGTCGATGAGGTGATTCAGGAGCGTCTACTTCTTAAGCATGATTCCGTCCGCCCTGACTTGGCGAAGCTCTACAGCGAGAAGGGCGACATCCTCAAGCACCAGCTTTCGTTCCGAGAAATCGGCACGACGTACAAGCAGTTCAAGGAATCAGATGACTTCATTAACATCTACCCTTTTGCCCCTTACCAATTCAAATTACTGCAACGCATCTTCGAGTCCATTCGCAAGGCTGGTGCGACCGGCTTGCACTTGGCTCAGGGCGAACGATCACTGCTGGATGCCTTTCAACACGCTGCCAAGACTGTCGCCAATCAGGACATGGGCGTCCTTGTGCCGCTATACATGTTCTACCCTTCCATAGAGAGCTTCCTCGACACAACGGTGAAGCGTACCATCGATCATGCCAAGGAGAACGAGAGCCTTGAGCCATTCGACATCAGCTTGTTGCAGGTGCTATTCCTGATTCGTTACGTCGATGAAATGAAGGGCAACGTCGATAACCTCGTTACACTGTGCCTCGATGAAATTGACGCTGACAGACTGGCTCTAAAGAAGAAGATCGAAGAGAGCCTTGCCCGGTTGGAAAAAGACTCACTCGTCAGCCGTAGCGGTGATCTGTACTACTTTCTGACCAACGAAGAGCGGGACATCAATCAAGAGATCAAGAAGGAAGTTATCTCTAGCGCCGACGAGGCGAAGCTTCTCGGCGAGATCATCTTCCTCGATGCCCTGAAGGACCAAAAAAAACACCGCTACTCGGCCACGAAGAAAGACATCCCGTTCAACCGAGTCTGTGATCAGCATCCCATCGGACGTAGCACCGATGGTGCGATGATCTTTGCGGTCGTCAGTCCTCTGGATGACGACTATGGGCAGTATAGCGATCAGAAGTGCATCCTTTCTAGCAGCGGCGACAGTGGCAAAGCGATTGTTCGACTCGACGACAAAGAAGCTCTCGGTCGGGAATTGAAGACCTATCTCCGCACGGGAAACTACTTAAAGACTAAAGACGATAGCACATCCGCACCGACCACCAGACGCATTCACAAGGACTTGGCTGCGGAGAACCAACAACGCCGCAACCTGTTGGCAAATATGCTGAGTGACATGCTCGTCAATGCCAGCTACTTCGTTGCTGGTGAGAAGCTAGAGATCAATGCCAACGGTCCGCTCACCGCTATGGAGGAAGCCCTCGAATACCTGATCGAGAACACCTTCACCAAGCTCAGCTACCTCAAGCATCTGAACGACAACCCCGTTAAGGAGATGCAGGCGATCCTGAAGAGTGATGACACCGCTCAGCAGGCTCTTCAGATGGATTTGCCAGAAAACAATCCACAGGCTCTGGAGGAAGTACGGCGGTATATCCAACTGGCCTCGGGTCGTGACAAAGAAATCGTCATGTACGACGTGTGTTATGGTCGATTCTCGGATCGTCCCTATGGCTGGCCGGAATTAGAGACGGCTCTCCTACTTGTACGCCTCTACGCAGCCGGCGAGATTCTCTTCGTCCGTGGCGGCGATGCCATCAAGCATGACGACCTGCCCTCTACACTGTCGGAGACCAAAAACTGGCGAAAGATCACCATTGTTCAGAAAGTTACGGCTAAAGTTGAAGATGTGAAGAAGGCTCGGGAACTCGGCAAGGATGTCTTCCACGAGATGGGGCCGGAAACTGAAGATGGCCTCTACGCCTTCCTGCGGAAGAAACTGGATTATCAACGGTCGTGTCTGGGACGCTACGCCGAGCTTGCCCAAGACGGTCGATACCCCGGCAAGGAGACCATTGGCGACTCGCTCTCGATCATAAAGTCACTTCTCATGGTGGACGAGAGCAACAAGTTTTTGGAGCGATTCAACGAGAACAAGGACAACCTGCTCCAGCTATCGGATGACTTCCACGATCTGGAACACTTCTACGAAAGCCAAAAGCCGACGTGGGACAAGATGCTCAAGGCCGAGCAACAGTTCAGTCTCAATCAGCGTCAATTGGAGCAGGACGAAGAAGCTAAGAAGGCGCTGGATCGTATTAAGGTGATTCGCACGGCGGCTGAACCCTACGGCATGGTGCATGAAGTTGACCCGCTCGTGACCTCGATCCAGAAAGTCAATGAAAAGCTGGTCAGCGATCAGCGAGCCACGTCGCTGGAGCAAATTGATTTGCAGATCGATGCGGTCAAGCAGGAACTCAAGACTGTCGGTGACGATCCGACACTATCGTCATTCTGCCTGAAGCCGCTGGAGTCGCTCAAGAGCCAAGTAAGCGGACAAACCAGCTTGGCACACATCACTCAGGCCGAGACTGATGCAGTAAGTATGAAGGACTCGGCGATTACCAAGATTGGCGACTTCCTTGCCAAAAAGGCTGAGGAGAAGAATGAAGACGATCCTGAGCCAACGCCCAAGTTCAAGAAGCCGAAGGTGATCCAGCCGAAGGCATTGACGACCAAGACCTACTTGGAATCACAGGATGACATCGAGGAGTTCTTGAAGTCACTGCGGCTGGAATTGGAAGCAGCAATCAACAACGACGAACGAATTGAAATACGATAGCGAGCGACTGACACCATGTACAAACCCGGTGGCACAATACGAGAGACTCTGGAATCAATCCAGCAGAACAAGTTCGTTCTGCCTGCGATTCAACGTGAATTTGTGTGGAAGCCCGAGCAGATTGCACGCCTGTTCGACAGCCTGATGCAAGGCTATCCGTTTGGCACTTTCTTATACTGGAAGGTTGATAAGTCCAACAGCAGTAAATACAAGTTCTACAGTTTTGTCTGTAACTACCATGAAAGAGACGCTCCACACTGTCCTCCGCTTTCTGTCTTTCACGACACCGAATTAACGGCAGTACTCGATGGGCAGCAACGGCTGACGGCGTTGAACATTGGGCTCTGCGGATCGATGGCATGGAAGCTTCCCGGCAAGTGGAAGAACAACCCCCATGCTTATCCCGTTCGTCATCTGTACCTCGATCTACTCGCCGAGCATGGCGACGGTGATGAAGGTGGTGAGAAATATCGCTTCGAGTTTCTCACCGAGGAACGTGCGAATGCCGAAAAGCCCGAGGAATGCTGGTTCAAAGTAAGCGAAATCTTGGGGATGCAGAGTGGGCCGTCGATGCTCGCTTGGCTCAACGAGCGTCTGCCGCAGGAAAAGACAAATCAGGCATTCGGCACGCTCGACCAACTTTATCAAGTTATTCACAACAAGAATCTTCTCTCCTACTACGAGGAAACAAGCCAAGACTTGGAGAAGGTTCTCAATATCTTTATTCGGATGAATAGCGGTGGCACAGTGCTTTCGTACTCGGACTTATTGTTGTCGATTGCAGTGGCCCAATGGAAAGACGATGCCCGAAAAGAAATTCACACACTTGTCGACGAGTTGAACGACACCGGTGATGGCTTCGGTTTCTCGAAAGACCTTGTGCTGAAAGCGGGATTGATGCTGGCCGACATCGGAAGTGTTGGCTTCAAAGTCGAGAATTTTAACCGTCACAATATGGAGATTCTTGAAGAGCGATGGCCCGATGTGAAGAAGTCGCTCAAGGTGGCCGTCCAACTGCTGGCGAGCTTTGGCTTCAATGACAAGACACTCCGTGCCGACAGTGCGTTGCTCCCCATCGCTTACTACGTCTGCCACCGTAAGCTCGACAGCAAGTACCTTACCAAAAGTAAATACAATGAAGATCGGCAGGCGATTCGCAAATGGCTAATCCGTAGCCTGCTCAAGGCTTCCGGCATTTGGGGCAGTGGCCTCGATACGCTGCTCACCGCCCTCCGTGAAACGATCTCGATTCATGGTGACGAGGAGTTCCCTGTCGGCAAGCTTCAAGAGGTCATGGGCAAACGGGGCAAGTCGCTTCAGTTCACCGACGAGGAAATCGACGAACTTGTCGAGATGCAGTATGGAGACAAACGATTGTTTGCGCTGCTGTCATTACTCTTCCCATTTGTGGACGTGACGAATCATCATTTCCACGTTGATCATGTCTTTCCTAAATCACGCTTCAATAAACCCAAATTAAAGAAGACGGAAGTTCCCAAAGAAGAATGGGACGAATTGAAAGAGATGTGCAACAGCCTCCCCAATCTTCAACTGTTGGAGGGCGGCGAGAACATCGAAAAGCAGGCCGAGATGCCTGCCAAATGGATGAACGCCACAATGAAGGACTCGCAGCGAACCAATTACTGCGACAATCACGTCTTGGGAGACGTGCCTGACTCAATGTTGGAATTCAGAAACTTCTACGACGCACGACAGACAGCGCTAAAGCAGAAGATCGTGGACTTGCTCGGGGTTGTCAAGGAAGAGGCGGAATAGAACATGGAAACGAAGCATCTCAAAAAGTACGCACCAGAAGCTCGGCGAGACTTTATAGAAGCTGTTACTAACAAGGCGGCGGTGTATGGTCTGCTGCCTGATGAAATTCTTCCGATGCAGGAAGATGGGGATGTGGTCATCATTGGGGATCGGCCATTCCCACGCTCGGTGGCGAAGCAGCGGAAGGAACTCGAAGAGCGAATTCGCAAAGAGGGCTTCCGGCAGTTCATTGAAGCCATCGCCTACACATGGTTCAACCGCTTTGTCGCCATTCGGTACATGGAGCTTCACGGCTACCTCGACCACGGCTACCGGGTGCTGAGCCATCCCGAAGGCAAATCGACGCCTGAGATTCTTGAGAATGCCGAGCGGATCGAGCTTTCCGGCCTGAAGCGGGATGAAGTCGTCGATTTGAAGCTCGATGGCGGAAAAGACGAGCAGCTTTACCAGATGTTGCTGCTGGCCCAGTGCAATGCTCTGCATAATGCGATGCCTTTCCTCTTTGAGTCGATCAAGGACGGTACTGAGCTTCTGCTGCCGGACAACCTGCTGCACACCGACTCGTTGGTGCGGACTCTGGTGAACGACATTCCCGAGGAGCAATGGGAGAATGTCGAGATCATCGGGTGGCTGTACCAGTTCTACATCTCGGAGAAGAAGGGCGAGGTGATCGGTAAGGTGGTCAAGAGCGAAGACATCCCCGCCGCCACTCAGTTGTTCACGCCGAACTGGATCGTCAAGTACCTCGTACAGAATAGCCTCGGTCGGCAGTGGGTTACCACCTACCCGGACTCGCCGCTCAAGCAGCAGATGGAGTTCTACATCGAACCAGCGGAGCAGACAGCGGAAGTCCAGCAGCAACTCGATGAGATCACGCCGGACAGCCTCAACCCGGAAGAACTCACGCTCCTCGATCCTGCCTGTGGATCAGGTCACATCCTTGTCGAAGCCTACGACCTGTTCAAAGCGATCTACACCGAGCGAGGTTTTCGTCCCCGAGACATTTCGAAGTTGATTCTGACCAAGAACCTCTATGGGTTAGAAATTGATGACCGGGCTGCACAGCTAGCAGCCTTTGCTTTGATGATGAAGGCTCGTGCCGATGACCGAGGCATCTTTGGACGAGAGGTTCAGCCAAACGTGCTGTCGATTCAGGAAAGCAAAGGGTTGAATGCGAAGGACATCACTGACGCACTGAATGAACCTATACTCATAGACGAACCACCGCCCTCTGGTAAGTTATTCGAAGAGGTCGCCGACGAGAAGTCACCGTTGTTCAGTCGCAAGAACGTTTCTGTCAAAGGCGACATCTCGCAGGCTGATGTCGCTCATCTGATTCAACTCTTTGAGCATGGAAAGACTTTCGGCTCTTTGATCCAGATTCCAGATACGCTGTCCGAGAAGTTGTCTGCGATCGCCAAGCGAATAGACGACGTGGCTGCTTATGGGGAGATGTTCGAGCAGGCGGCAGCGAAGGCGTTAAAACCATTGGTTCAGCAGTCCCATTCCATTGCAGCACGACATGATGCGGTTGTAATGAATCCGCCCTACATGGGAAGCTTCTTTGCATTGCTTAAGAACTTTGCTGACGAA
This portion of the Bremerella alba genome encodes:
- a CDS encoding argonaute/piwi family protein, which translates into the protein MNFKIEYLNEPKLQFGSYFEHQDTKTGLSEFGPFGKNIPGLHPSEIKLGFIGTRETIAGVKEWIEQCGSEIESENSKVVRQRIKEVDDRPKLFGDGVFENEYTDEPLVRLYKILNRDFIGFSKSSEFDSCFQMNDRWDRIIRPDEISKTLEIEEKQKRIWELVRLFNDQIRSLAETSPAPDIIILALTPEMVDEAYTVQVTGSFYLNFRRAIKAKSMKWGVPIQLVQRSTILGKKPKGRRLPLQEKATRAWNFCTALYYKAEGIPWSPLSVERDACFIGIDFYIASERGDKVTMRTSVAQAFDYLGQGLILRGDPFEWNAEQQGKSPHLTKVGAFRLVEATLREYIRVRGTPPKRVVIHKPSRFWGSDHGEYNERDGFIEGIQSVFPGCEYDLVALSRSRVRLFREGQYPPARGTYFSIEDDAHFLYTMGFVPYLETYPGSYVPEPWQIVERFGSSAPKELFRDVLELTKMNVNNCSFADGTPITLSFSGKIGEIMKHVTDEDVVQASYRFYM
- a CDS encoding DUF4365 domain-containing protein, whose product is MAKNVPRSKFTELRGLDRISQITHEMNCLFRVISQDDVGIDGEIEVVTPKPEGSGFQTSGGIIKVQAKSGASYVKKDNEHSFSTAVRFDDLKYWNTCTFPVVFIVYHPKDDALYFKEVKAYIQATENVWQPPLEIVFDKSKDEFTANAKDSICDHAAVSPPRLSFEEKEQLFSNLLAVSQLPKTLTFAKTRRTSDRRIRDEIEGYIPPFCIHEKLLYTLSDLRNERNVLRNFCDVKNIWDLPTSDWFEDTEMRGHFVFLINSLFGTHCHRLGLAYSREYRRTYFPRMTKCDTDKKIERTWTSPRTRRSDIRTVVQRYEYGSYVFWRHHATEFSFVQFGNKWFLQVSPKYFFTKDGRTPCDPAIVGPYTTRLKALEHNPQVMNHVLFWADTLADGRHRIEIKLFGETLIVIEKEPAKAISPFAIPFDPATFEEAPSSAQLMLFGLDESEEVTDEL
- a CDS encoding MerR family transcriptional regulator, whose translation is MPDQSTSITPLGKVYQSSGVNLRGSNLPWRAAVENLRDFLRISEAAEYLGVSPNTLRNWKNAGKIEAHRHPVNRYRLFKKNELDAILRKVQEPDKQENNRPRKQGK
- a CDS encoding DUF1819 family protein; protein product: MRYQADLTAGSLKVSESRVIADLLLQQTDDNVWKLALGHENRLQTRSPATARRLGRLIRNRLEMMTPDLWKLVRDGNATVATHACLAGAVKHSGLLADFLEQVVKEQYRIFAERLTHQMWDDFVADCQSRNAELPEWSESTIKRLRSSVFQILQQAGYIESTKSMRLQTVHISAEVVNYLKKHSEDSVLRCIEIAP
- a CDS encoding DUF1788 domain-containing protein, with translation MSDQLTERLNAILPKITSPDFLSGQGIGNEIPFYVFDYSPEDELRVREHLVFLEDKLPKQAPNLTFVHVNLFDFLIDYIKGRGYFEKSLEKERNLGSVKAVKSIKSIASAEKLADHFAKEVMNQKPDLVLVSGVGSSYPIIRTHELLNNLHKHMGLTPLVMFYPGVYDKITLKLFGKASLAFDSSSADRKRKSRYYRAFRLID
- the brxC gene encoding BREX system P-loop protein BrxC, translating into MKISDLFKKDIARPINGVVKADQMDEDSVWQELDEFVVTKELDGHLRKFFERYCEAIDTPNDPNISGKIGIWVSGFFGSGKSHFIKVLSHLLDNEEHVHNGQTKRAVDFFDDKIADATILGDIKRAVASDTDVILFNIDSKADSSSGRDAILAVFLKVLNEKLGYSPDHAHIAHMERYLDEKGKYDDFQNSYNMLTNTEWKDERDAYEFNRDEVIEALSTTLGQSRESCEKWVDTGDSTFSLTVENLAKWVKEYIEKKGPNHRVIFLVDEVGQFIGSETALMLNLQTITEQLGTVCNGRAWVVVTSQEDIDAVLGEMKTSRENDFSKIQGRFMTRLSLSSANVDEVIQERLLLKHDSVRPDLAKLYSEKGDILKHQLSFREIGTTYKQFKESDDFINIYPFAPYQFKLLQRIFESIRKAGATGLHLAQGERSLLDAFQHAAKTVANQDMGVLVPLYMFYPSIESFLDTTVKRTIDHAKENESLEPFDISLLQVLFLIRYVDEMKGNVDNLVTLCLDEIDADRLALKKKIEESLARLEKDSLVSRSGDLYYFLTNEERDINQEIKKEVISSADEAKLLGEIIFLDALKDQKKHRYSATKKDIPFNRVCDQHPIGRSTDGAMIFAVVSPLDDDYGQYSDQKCILSSSGDSGKAIVRLDDKEALGRELKTYLRTGNYLKTKDDSTSAPTTRRIHKDLAAENQQRRNLLANMLSDMLVNASYFVAGEKLEINANGPLTAMEEALEYLIENTFTKLSYLKHLNDNPVKEMQAILKSDDTAQQALQMDLPENNPQALEEVRRYIQLASGRDKEIVMYDVCYGRFSDRPYGWPELETALLLVRLYAAGEILFVRGGDAIKHDDLPSTLSETKNWRKITIVQKVTAKVEDVKKARELGKDVFHEMGPETEDGLYAFLRKKLDYQRSCLGRYAELAQDGRYPGKETIGDSLSIIKSLLMVDESNKFLERFNENKDNLLQLSDDFHDLEHFYESQKPTWDKMLKAEQQFSLNQRQLEQDEEAKKALDRIKVIRTAAEPYGMVHEVDPLVTSIQKVNEKLVSDQRATSLEQIDLQIDAVKQELKTVGDDPTLSSFCLKPLESLKSQVSGQTSLAHITQAETDAVSMKDSAITKIGDFLAKKAEEKNEDDPEPTPKFKKPKVIQPKALTTKTYLESQDDIEEFLKSLRLELEAAINNDERIEIR
- a CDS encoding DUF262 domain-containing protein — protein: MYKPGGTIRETLESIQQNKFVLPAIQREFVWKPEQIARLFDSLMQGYPFGTFLYWKVDKSNSSKYKFYSFVCNYHERDAPHCPPLSVFHDTELTAVLDGQQRLTALNIGLCGSMAWKLPGKWKNNPHAYPVRHLYLDLLAEHGDGDEGGEKYRFEFLTEERANAEKPEECWFKVSEILGMQSGPSMLAWLNERLPQEKTNQAFGTLDQLYQVIHNKNLLSYYEETSQDLEKVLNIFIRMNSGGTVLSYSDLLLSIAVAQWKDDARKEIHTLVDELNDTGDGFGFSKDLVLKAGLMLADIGSVGFKVENFNRHNMEILEERWPDVKKSLKVAVQLLASFGFNDKTLRADSALLPIAYYVCHRKLDSKYLTKSKYNEDRQAIRKWLIRSLLKASGIWGSGLDTLLTALRETISIHGDEEFPVGKLQEVMGKRGKSLQFTDEEIDELVEMQYGDKRLFALLSLLFPFVDVTNHHFHVDHVFPKSRFNKPKLKKTEVPKEEWDELKEMCNSLPNLQLLEGGENIEKQAEMPAKWMNATMKDSQRTNYCDNHVLGDVPDSMLEFRNFYDARQTALKQKIVDLLGVVKEEAE